From the genome of Nocardia sp. NBC_01503, one region includes:
- a CDS encoding AfsR/SARP family transcriptional regulator — protein MRFALLGEVRAWRGDTPLDLGPPQRRAVLVALLLREGKAVTAAELVEGIWGQAPVPRAVSALRTHVAKLRRELDPERVTRAPSALLVSIGDGYALRLPDLRTDIAEVEQRVNLAALIRDDDPAAARETLMTALAHWQGAALGALPGPYAERQRARLEQWRLSILEDRLALDIETGHSPEAVAELGPLIEEHPLRERFRALRMTALYHCGRQAEALEEYARARHALVEGIGVEPGPELSAVHARILRAELPPVHRPGRDRTPAQLPPDIADFTGRSRLAEEIATQLTGDGSAVAISAVGGMGGVGKTTLALHIAHRVRDRFPGGQLYVNLRGVDDEPMSPADALGGFLRALGVADSDIPEAVDDRSGQLRTLLSDRRILLVLDNARDSAHIRELLPGTPGTAVLITSRSALTELPAVRRTRLDVLEPEEALTLLTHILGTERVAAEPDAAREVITRCACLPLAVRIVGARLAVRPRWTIASMAARLADESRRLDVLRTGELVLEAIFQLGYGQLNPEQARAFRTLARAEVPDLPADAAAAVLNVPVAEAEYLCEALVDLSLLETTAPGRYHFHDLLRLFARRQPGDDEAQVLSRLLDYYLASGKNLLSAIDYSNTTRLLVPTTVPGHPFTSGADGQRWHDIERPVVIALHRQAARVGGPTVALAADLAWVLAEVMDGGTGARELADALKSLLHTAIQEHDSGSVRRLRTALGAIMQVGLGEVEASLEFLQAISPPVDDAGRRLQVLAELLLGIADRRLGNTKDSHRHYANAVALTRALGDRSMEAWILALATRTLCESGQYEEAVAVAERAIDMARECSNSVALGWAHHELAATRSLLGDHAQALRLGEEAVRIARRNGVRLWEGWACTRLAQIQLRAGRARTAEIESARALDLLSMAADPIDRARALALHAAAVAARGDTDTAARERADATETFRRAGLPPPTLTSLFSPRPG, from the coding sequence TTGAGGTTCGCACTCCTGGGTGAGGTCCGCGCCTGGCGCGGGGACACACCTTTGGACTTGGGTCCGCCGCAGCGGCGGGCCGTACTGGTGGCATTGCTGCTGCGCGAGGGCAAGGCGGTGACGGCCGCCGAGCTCGTCGAGGGCATCTGGGGCCAGGCTCCGGTGCCACGCGCGGTCTCGGCGCTGCGCACCCATGTGGCCAAGCTGCGCCGCGAACTGGATCCCGAGCGCGTCACCCGCGCGCCGTCCGCACTCCTGGTCTCCATCGGCGACGGCTACGCCCTGCGCCTACCCGACCTGCGCACCGATATCGCCGAGGTGGAGCAGCGCGTCAATCTGGCGGCGCTGATTCGCGACGACGATCCGGCCGCCGCCCGAGAAACGCTGATGACAGCGCTCGCGCACTGGCAGGGCGCGGCCCTGGGCGCACTCCCCGGCCCGTACGCCGAACGCCAGCGCGCCCGGCTCGAACAGTGGCGGCTGAGCATTCTCGAGGACCGCCTCGCGCTCGATATCGAGACCGGGCACAGCCCGGAGGCCGTCGCCGAGCTCGGACCGCTCATCGAGGAACATCCACTGCGCGAACGCTTCCGCGCCCTGCGCATGACCGCGCTCTATCACTGCGGACGCCAGGCCGAGGCCCTGGAGGAGTATGCCCGCGCCCGACACGCATTGGTCGAGGGTATCGGCGTGGAACCCGGGCCCGAGCTCAGCGCCGTACACGCCCGCATCCTGCGCGCGGAACTACCGCCCGTGCACCGTCCCGGCCGAGATCGCACGCCCGCCCAATTGCCGCCCGACATAGCGGATTTCACCGGTCGGTCGCGCCTGGCCGAGGAGATCGCGACCCAGCTCACCGGCGACGGCAGCGCGGTCGCCATCTCCGCCGTCGGCGGTATGGGCGGAGTCGGAAAGACCACGCTCGCACTGCATATCGCGCATCGGGTACGCGATCGATTCCCGGGCGGACAGCTGTATGTGAACCTGCGGGGCGTGGATGACGAGCCCATGTCCCCCGCCGACGCCCTCGGCGGCTTCCTGCGCGCGCTCGGCGTCGCGGACAGCGATATCCCCGAGGCCGTCGACGATCGCTCCGGGCAGCTGCGAACTCTGCTGTCCGACAGGCGAATTCTGCTCGTTCTCGACAATGCCCGGGACAGCGCACACATCCGCGAACTATTGCCGGGCACCCCCGGCACCGCGGTACTGATTACCAGTCGGTCCGCGCTCACCGAACTCCCGGCCGTCCGCCGCACCCGCCTCGACGTCCTGGAACCCGAGGAGGCGCTGACCCTGCTGACCCATATTCTCGGCACGGAAAGGGTTGCGGCCGAACCTGATGCGGCGCGTGAGGTGATCACCCGCTGCGCCTGCCTGCCCCTGGCCGTGCGCATTGTCGGCGCGCGGCTGGCGGTACGCCCGCGGTGGACCATCGCCTCCATGGCGGCCCGGCTCGCCGACGAGAGCCGGCGACTCGATGTCCTGCGAACCGGTGAACTCGTTCTCGAGGCGATATTCCAGCTCGGCTACGGACAGCTGAATCCCGAGCAGGCCAGGGCGTTTCGCACCCTGGCCCGCGCCGAGGTCCCGGACCTGCCCGCCGATGCCGCCGCCGCGGTCCTGAATGTGCCTGTCGCGGAGGCGGAATACCTGTGCGAGGCCCTGGTGGATCTGAGCCTGCTGGAGACCACCGCACCCGGTCGCTACCATTTCCACGACCTGCTGCGCCTGTTCGCCCGCCGCCAGCCCGGCGATGACGAGGCCCAGGTGCTGTCCCGCCTGCTGGACTACTACCTGGCCAGTGGCAAGAACCTGCTCAGCGCAATCGATTACAGCAACACCACCCGCCTACTGGTGCCCACCACGGTGCCCGGCCACCCCTTCACCAGCGGCGCGGACGGGCAGCGCTGGCACGATATCGAGCGACCCGTGGTCATCGCCCTGCACCGTCAGGCCGCGCGGGTGGGCGGGCCGACCGTCGCGCTCGCCGCCGACCTGGCCTGGGTGCTGGCCGAGGTCATGGACGGCGGCACCGGTGCCCGCGAACTCGCCGATGCCCTGAAATCGTTGCTGCACACCGCGATTCAGGAGCATGACAGCGGTAGTGTCCGCAGACTGCGCACCGCTCTCGGAGCCATCATGCAGGTGGGGCTGGGCGAGGTCGAGGCGAGTCTGGAGTTCCTGCAAGCCATTTCACCCCCGGTCGACGATGCGGGCCGCCGTCTCCAGGTGCTCGCCGAACTGCTGCTCGGCATCGCCGACCGCCGCCTGGGCAATACCAAGGACTCACACCGCCACTACGCCAACGCCGTAGCCCTCACCCGCGCTCTCGGCGATCGCTCCATGGAGGCGTGGATTCTGGCCCTGGCCACCCGCACCCTCTGCGAATCCGGTCAGTACGAGGAGGCCGTCGCCGTCGCCGAACGCGCCATCGATATGGCCCGCGAATGCTCCAATTCGGTGGCCCTGGGCTGGGCGCACCACGAATTGGCCGCCACCCGTTCACTACTCGGCGATCACGCCCAGGCGCTGCGCCTCGGCGAGGAGGCCGTGCGCATCGCGCGCCGGAACGGCGTCCGCCTCTGGGAGGGCTGGGCCTGCACCCGCCTGGCCCAGATCCAGCTGCGCGCCGGTCGAGCCCGCACCGCCGAGATCGAATCGGCCCGCGCCCTGGACCTGCTCAGTATGGCCGCCGACCCAATCGACCGCGCCCGCGCCCTGGCCCTGCACGCCGCCGCCGTTGCCGCCCGCGGCGATACCGACACCGCCGCACGCGAACGCGCCGACGCCACCGAGACCTTCCGCCGCGCGGGCTTGCCCCCACCCACTCTCACCAGCCTTTTCTCCCCCAGACCGGGATAG
- a CDS encoding MlaD family protein: MGILQQHKTLISNIALVSCMVVGGSYLLFDTARVRPGGSYSVTVQLDKSGGVQAGNDVTWRGYRVGKVKSVSIIDGGAQVAAVAEIEDKYKIPADTSINVAALSGAGEQYIDFRPNTDGAPYLKDGQVILFDAKRISTPASIPETLANSNDLLAQIDPNKMNTILSELDTALSGGPDQLRYIVDALSLATTGLDNLLPQTTSLITNLRSIAATSAHAQPDLGTLTRNSKLLFDQVNAANAELRRVLDRAPEQLAVMSAFLDRNQDPIQALADNMSAVVRAALLRTPALRALFPALVVGTTAMGVPAHDNEFYTIVDAWPRPWCLYKTKQTPPYVVQDDTLFRWNYCENPPADQQIRGSSNAPRPDIPNNGAQMPTGVDPNERTMPPVR; this comes from the coding sequence GTGGGCATTCTGCAACAACACAAGACGCTCATCTCGAATATCGCGCTGGTCTCCTGCATGGTCGTGGGCGGGAGCTATCTGCTGTTCGATACGGCGCGGGTGCGGCCGGGCGGAAGTTACTCCGTCACCGTGCAACTGGACAAATCCGGTGGGGTGCAGGCCGGGAACGACGTCACCTGGCGCGGGTATCGGGTGGGCAAGGTGAAGTCGGTGTCGATTATCGACGGCGGCGCGCAGGTCGCCGCGGTCGCGGAAATCGAAGACAAGTACAAGATTCCGGCCGATACCTCGATCAATGTGGCGGCGCTCTCGGGTGCGGGCGAGCAGTACATCGACTTCCGGCCGAACACCGACGGTGCGCCGTATCTGAAGGACGGGCAGGTAATACTGTTCGACGCCAAGCGAATCAGCACGCCCGCCTCCATTCCGGAGACGCTGGCCAACTCCAATGATCTACTGGCGCAGATCGATCCGAACAAGATGAATACCATTCTGTCCGAGCTCGACACCGCGCTCAGCGGTGGACCGGATCAGCTGCGATATATTGTCGACGCCCTCAGTCTGGCCACCACCGGGCTCGACAATCTGCTGCCGCAGACCACGAGTCTCATCACGAATCTGCGCTCGATCGCCGCCACCTCCGCGCACGCGCAGCCGGATCTGGGCACGCTGACGCGCAATTCGAAGCTGCTCTTCGATCAGGTGAACGCGGCCAATGCCGAACTGCGCAGGGTGCTCGACCGGGCACCGGAGCAGCTGGCCGTGATGAGCGCCTTCCTCGATCGCAATCAGGATCCGATTCAGGCGCTGGCGGACAATATGTCCGCGGTGGTGCGGGCGGCGCTGCTGCGCACTCCGGCACTGCGCGCGCTCTTTCCGGCGCTGGTGGTCGGCACCACCGCCATGGGCGTGCCCGCGCACGACAACGAGTTCTACACGATTGTCGATGCCTGGCCGCGCCCGTGGTGCCTGTACAAGACAAAACAGACACCGCCGTACGTGGTGCAGGACGACACCCTCTTCCGCTGGAACTACTGCGAGAATCCGCCGGCGGATCAGCAGATTCGCGGCTCCTCGAATGCCCCACGACCGGACATTCCGAACAATGGTGCGCAAATGCCCACCGGTGTCGACCCGAATGAGCGCACCATGCCGCCCGTTCGATGA
- a CDS encoding L,D-transpeptidase codes for MMSKCSLGSAMRSLVFAGVAVGMAAGSAQADPLWPGGPDVPGVPAIIPTQPVTAPCGDQARACLRLGTNEAWLMDNGKVVFGPTPISHGMPGFETPPGFFHVAFKRPFHWSTMHQAPMEYAIFFNGDIAFHIGPVDKKSHGCIRMTPDGAKQFFGYLNPGDAVEVVP; via the coding sequence ATGATGAGCAAGTGTTCCCTCGGCTCGGCAATGCGTTCCCTCGTCTTCGCGGGCGTGGCGGTCGGAATGGCGGCGGGATCGGCGCAGGCCGATCCGCTGTGGCCCGGCGGACCCGATGTGCCGGGCGTTCCGGCCATCATTCCGACTCAGCCGGTCACGGCCCCCTGCGGCGATCAGGCCCGCGCCTGCCTGCGACTGGGGACCAATGAGGCGTGGCTGATGGACAATGGCAAGGTCGTCTTCGGCCCCACCCCGATATCGCATGGCATGCCCGGATTCGAAACACCGCCCGGGTTCTTCCATGTGGCGTTCAAGCGGCCGTTCCACTGGAGCACCATGCATCAGGCTCCGATGGAGTACGCCATCTTCTTCAACGGGGATATCGCATTCCATATCGGACCGGTGGACAAGAAGTCGCACGGTTGCATTCGGATGACGCCCGATGGGGCGAAGCAGTTCTTCGGCTATCTCAATCCCGGTGATGCGGTCGAGGTTGTTCCCTGA
- a CDS encoding SgcJ/EcaC family oxidoreductase gives MNDTAAQATDRAAVLDVISDVYKAWAGNDAEAMVAGYLPDAVSILPGSLSDGRDAVRTRMAAGFAGPLKDSSVLDEPLIVRFPHPDTAIVVSRGAILPAGQTESDRWVVATWVLTRSADGWAVAAYHNCEA, from the coding sequence ATGAACGACACCGCCGCACAAGCCACCGATCGGGCCGCCGTCCTGGATGTCATCAGCGACGTCTACAAAGCCTGGGCGGGCAATGACGCCGAGGCGATGGTCGCCGGGTACCTGCCCGACGCCGTCTCGATACTGCCCGGTTCGCTGAGCGACGGCCGCGATGCCGTGCGCACCCGCATGGCCGCGGGCTTCGCCGGTCCGTTGAAAGACTCCTCGGTGCTCGATGAGCCGCTGATCGTGCGCTTTCCGCACCCCGACACCGCGATCGTGGTCAGCCGCGGCGCGATTCTGCCGGCGGGACAGACCGAATCGGACCGCTGGGTCGTCGCGACCTGGGTGCTGACCCGCTCCGCCGACGGCTGGGCCGTCGCGGCCTATCACAACTGCGAGGCATAG
- a CDS encoding sigma-70 family RNA polymerase sigma factor has protein sequence MADEFTSSTDPYRRELLAHCYRMLGSVHDAEDLVQETLLRAWRARDSYDSSRASMRTWLYRIATNVCLTALEQRARRPLPAGLGGPPGDDPNETLVHGGEVPWLQPIPDAMIGDPAEVAAARGSLRLALVAAMQQLPARQRAALVLREALDWPPGQIAEALEMTPAAVNSALQRARKTLSTNGINEDDVTEPNDQRAVLDRYVNAFLDADLTALEKLLADDVIMEMPPFLNWYLGREHYIFFMARVYATNGTDWRVLPVAANGQLGFAAYVRAPGGGYTMHTLQIFTVTKGLITRNTVTQDPEVYALFDLAAELPE, from the coding sequence GTGGCCGACGAATTCACCAGCAGCACCGACCCCTACCGGCGAGAGTTGCTGGCGCACTGCTATCGCATGCTCGGATCGGTGCACGATGCCGAGGACCTGGTGCAGGAGACGCTGCTGCGGGCCTGGCGGGCGCGGGACAGCTATGACTCCAGCCGCGCGTCCATGCGCACCTGGTTGTATCGGATCGCCACCAATGTCTGCCTGACCGCGCTGGAGCAGCGGGCGCGGCGGCCGTTGCCCGCGGGATTGGGCGGGCCGCCCGGCGACGATCCCAATGAGACGCTGGTACACGGCGGCGAGGTGCCCTGGCTGCAACCGATTCCGGATGCGATGATCGGCGATCCGGCGGAGGTGGCGGCGGCACGCGGCAGTCTGCGACTGGCGCTGGTCGCCGCCATGCAGCAGTTGCCCGCGCGGCAGCGGGCGGCACTGGTGCTGCGCGAAGCACTGGACTGGCCGCCCGGACAGATCGCCGAGGCGCTGGAGATGACACCGGCGGCGGTCAACAGCGCGCTTCAGCGGGCGCGAAAGACGCTCTCCACCAATGGCATCAACGAGGATGACGTCACCGAGCCGAACGACCAGCGGGCCGTGCTGGACCGCTATGTCAACGCCTTCCTGGACGCGGACCTGACCGCCCTGGAGAAGCTGCTGGCCGATGACGTGATCATGGAGATGCCGCCGTTCCTCAATTGGTACCTGGGGCGCGAGCATTACATCTTCTTCATGGCGCGGGTCTACGCCACGAACGGAACCGATTGGCGCGTACTTCCCGTGGCGGCCAACGGACAGCTCGGATTCGCCGCGTACGTCCGCGCCCCGGGTGGCGGATACACCATGCATACCCTCCAGATATTCACTGTCACAAAGGGTTTGATCACCCGCAATACCGTGACGCAGGATCCGGAGGTCTACGCGCTGTTCGACCTGGCCGCCGAACTACCCGAGTAG
- a CDS encoding DUF397 domain-containing protein: MRPVKGAWYKSSRSNSGNQCVEVFHGDAVTKVRDTKDNGRGPILEFPADTWARFVASRIWES; the protein is encoded by the coding sequence ATGAGACCGGTCAAGGGCGCATGGTACAAATCGAGTCGATCCAACAGTGGCAACCAGTGCGTCGAAGTCTTCCACGGTGATGCCGTGACCAAGGTCCGGGACACGAAGGACAACGGCCGCGGACCTATCCTCGAGTTTCCGGCCGACACATGGGCACGCTTCGTTGCCAGTCGCATCTGGGAGAGCTGA
- a CDS encoding DUF5753 domain-containing protein, giving the protein MDFGNYMRELRARAPRQAMMAAAAHIGVSRQAVDRMEDGSPTRLGDLHINALLDFYCAGDEARAKAMGLWNEIKTEEKASRAQGSTRGLWKAYQDQVAPNTGKFLRLEGIADHVVTHHPVIFPALLQSADYRRALDRVSDPGLSTVDLERRIELIMKRQARLADPDFTYEAFLSEAVVRQRVGDGPIMRRQLNWLAAVSERDNVSIRLIPFASGVHPGLTMLAFDWLTFPPGSSGLALPTIVYAEGAIGSVFHEQAEEIDRYRQAIEGIRDVALERVDTRALVSKIAKECAA; this is encoded by the coding sequence ATGGATTTCGGCAACTACATGCGAGAGCTGAGGGCACGCGCGCCGCGGCAGGCCATGATGGCCGCGGCCGCCCACATCGGGGTGTCACGACAAGCCGTGGACCGAATGGAGGATGGGTCGCCGACCAGACTCGGCGACCTCCATATCAACGCGCTACTGGACTTCTACTGCGCTGGTGACGAGGCCCGCGCGAAGGCTATGGGCCTTTGGAACGAGATCAAGACCGAGGAAAAGGCAAGCAGGGCACAAGGATCGACGCGGGGCCTATGGAAGGCATATCAGGATCAGGTCGCACCCAACACAGGAAAGTTCCTCCGACTGGAGGGTATTGCCGATCACGTCGTCACTCATCACCCCGTGATCTTCCCGGCGCTACTACAGTCGGCCGATTACCGGCGCGCGCTCGATCGTGTCAGCGACCCAGGTTTGTCGACGGTTGATCTGGAGCGCCGGATCGAACTCATCATGAAACGGCAAGCGCGGCTTGCTGATCCGGACTTCACATACGAAGCGTTCCTGAGTGAGGCTGTAGTCCGCCAGCGAGTCGGTGACGGTCCGATCATGCGCAGGCAGCTCAACTGGCTTGCTGCGGTGAGTGAACGCGACAACGTGAGTATTCGCCTGATCCCGTTCGCTTCTGGCGTGCATCCGGGACTGACCATGCTTGCGTTCGACTGGCTGACGTTTCCGCCGGGCAGCAGCGGCCTCGCACTACCGACGATCGTCTACGCCGAAGGCGCGATCGGAAGCGTCTTCCACGAGCAGGCGGAGGAAATCGACCGGTATCGCCAAGCGATCGAAGGCATTCGAGATGTAGCGTTGGAGAGAGTAGATACCAGGGCGCTGGTGTCGAAGATCGCGAAGGAGTGCGCGGCGTGA
- a CDS encoding (4Fe-4S)-binding protein, with protein MDTDQSVPRPPTPPGRAYSAPGVTVYYDATRCLHFAECVRGLPNVFDTAARPWIQPANAEAPDVAEVIRRCPSGALHYVLDSGPPEQGEAVTTATPLPGGPLLLTGALRVAITAAGEKGPDMIDETRMAACRCGKTANAPFCDGACDLHGEHTSH; from the coding sequence ATGGACACCGATCAGTCGGTACCGCGGCCCCCAACTCCACCCGGCCGGGCCTACAGCGCCCCCGGCGTCACCGTCTATTACGACGCGACCCGCTGCCTGCACTTCGCCGAATGCGTCCGCGGCCTCCCGAACGTCTTCGACACCGCCGCCCGCCCCTGGATCCAACCCGCCAACGCCGAAGCACCCGACGTCGCCGAGGTAATCCGCCGCTGCCCCAGCGGAGCCCTGCACTACGTCCTCGACTCGGGCCCACCCGAACAGGGCGAGGCGGTCACCACCGCAACGCCCCTCCCAGGCGGACCCCTCCTGCTCACGGGAGCCCTCCGCGTCGCGATCACCGCCGCGGGCGAGAAGGGCCCCGACATGATCGACGAAACCCGCATGGCCGCCTGTCGCTGCGGCAAAACCGCCAACGCCCCCTTCTGCGACGGCGCCTGCGACCTACACGGCGAACACACCTCCCACTAG
- a CDS encoding serine hydrolase domain-containing protein: protein MVHTGVPGAQIVVTEQGRDQVTTSGVGDLTTGDPFPDNSHVRIASNTKSFVATVLLELVTEGKLELDAPVDRYLPGVLVGNGNDGTRITVRNLLQHTSGLPDVYQVLHLLENLEQVRLQRSETADLVRRTLATPAHFAPGEKFEYSNTNYLVIGMIIERVTGQSIDEAITRRIIEPLGLHDTYYPLAGEIGLRNPHPLGYFEHDGVRIEFTELDPSGAGASGAMVSTGADLNRFFIALLGGKLLPPAQLDEMRRNPVTSDGELPYGLGIEQIPVSCGKAVWGHRGSTPGFVTVGGATTDGRAVTVMINQLSTTTDIEAVAVTALDTAICAIS, encoded by the coding sequence GTGGTCCACACGGGTGTGCCCGGCGCTCAGATCGTCGTCACCGAACAAGGGCGAGACCAGGTGACGACCTCGGGGGTCGGCGATCTCACCACCGGCGACCCGTTTCCCGACAACAGCCACGTCCGGATCGCCAGTAACACCAAATCCTTCGTGGCGACGGTACTTCTCGAGTTGGTGACCGAGGGGAAGCTGGAGCTGGATGCGCCCGTGGACCGGTACCTGCCCGGTGTGCTGGTCGGCAACGGTAACGACGGCACCCGGATAACCGTCCGAAACCTGTTGCAGCACACCAGCGGCCTGCCCGACGTCTATCAGGTTCTGCATCTGCTGGAGAATCTGGAGCAGGTCCGATTGCAGCGGTCCGAGACGGCCGACCTGGTGCGCCGGACGTTGGCGACGCCCGCGCATTTCGCACCGGGCGAGAAGTTCGAGTACAGCAACACCAACTACCTGGTGATCGGCATGATCATCGAGCGGGTGACCGGTCAATCGATCGACGAAGCGATCACCCGCCGCATCATCGAACCGCTCGGGCTGCACGACACCTACTATCCGCTGGCAGGTGAGATCGGTCTGCGTAACCCGCATCCGCTCGGCTACTTCGAGCACGACGGGGTGCGTATCGAATTCACGGAGCTGGACCCGTCCGGGGCAGGGGCGTCAGGCGCGATGGTGTCCACCGGTGCGGATCTGAATCGATTCTTCATCGCATTGCTGGGCGGGAAGCTCTTGCCCCCAGCTCAACTGGATGAGATGAGGCGAAACCCGGTCACCAGCGACGGGGAGTTACCGTACGGGCTCGGCATCGAACAAATCCCGGTGTCCTGCGGTAAGGCGGTCTGGGGACATAGGGGCTCGACCCCCGGTTTCGTGACCGTAGGCGGTGCGACCACCGATGGCCGGGCAGTGACTGTGATGATCAATCAACTGTCCACCACCACCGACATCGAGGCCGTGGCGGTCACGGCGTTGGACACCGCGATCTGCGCCATATCGTGA
- a CDS encoding MarR family winged helix-turn-helix transcriptional regulator, with translation MSQDGVGVDLETSLGYLLKEASSALRVAMEEVLRPLGMSVTHYSCLELLAQRPGLSNSELARGAFVTRQTMNVLLQTLERDGYVIRPAEAPVGKVLPTRLTPRGRRSLEKATAAVRSVELRMLSGMTEAEQSIAVRTLRSMIRSLRDGNDGA, from the coding sequence ATGAGTCAAGATGGTGTCGGCGTCGACCTGGAGACGTCACTGGGCTACCTGCTGAAAGAGGCGTCGAGCGCGCTGCGCGTAGCCATGGAGGAGGTGCTGCGACCGCTCGGGATGAGCGTGACGCACTACTCCTGCCTCGAACTGCTGGCTCAGCGACCGGGTCTGTCGAACTCCGAGCTCGCGCGAGGCGCGTTCGTCACCCGGCAGACGATGAATGTGCTGCTCCAGACCCTGGAACGCGACGGCTATGTGATTCGGCCCGCCGAGGCGCCCGTCGGGAAGGTGCTTCCCACGCGGCTCACGCCTCGCGGTCGGCGGAGCCTGGAGAAGGCGACCGCGGCGGTCCGTTCCGTTGAGTTGAGAATGCTGTCCGGCATGACCGAGGCCGAGCAGTCGATCGCGGTCCGGACTCTCCGGAGCATGATCCGTTCCCTGCGCGACGGCAACGACGGCGCATAG
- a CDS encoding VOC family protein, with protein sequence MTVTGPDFLSLQARDLAASQAFYEQYLGLVRSPAGPPHAVVFETKPIAFALRDIAPGTDLTSVAQPGIGAAIWLHATDVQAIHDALVADGHTIVSAPIDGPFGRTFTFADPDGYQVTLHDRA encoded by the coding sequence ATGACTGTCACCGGTCCCGATTTCCTCTCGCTCCAAGCGCGCGATCTCGCTGCGTCGCAGGCGTTCTACGAGCAGTACCTCGGCCTTGTCCGCTCACCGGCCGGACCGCCGCACGCCGTCGTCTTCGAGACGAAGCCGATTGCGTTCGCACTCCGCGATATCGCTCCCGGCACCGATCTGACATCCGTCGCCCAGCCCGGCATCGGCGCCGCGATCTGGCTCCACGCCACCGACGTCCAGGCCATCCACGATGCTCTCGTCGCCGACGGCCACACCATCGTCTCCGCGCCGATCGACGGCCCCTTCGGCCGAACTTTCACCTTTGCGGACCCCGACGGCTACCAGGTCACCCTCCACGACCGCGCCTGA
- a CDS encoding polyprenyl synthetase family protein gives MSEPFDPIAFKARIDAALGEFVARESEQLVEIDPRLRSVAEQLTVATTHGKRLRAAFCYWGWRAAGQPDSDALIRAAAAMELVHAAASVHDDIIDASPLRHGLPTAHVALRDSLVGRPGPRRSARALAMLVGDLLIAAAGQLFLGSGLPVAYLSRARPLWAVLARELIAGECLEIISTGAVPDLGESMKVIRYKTAKYTVEHPLLIGAALAGARMPLRNTFSAYGLPLGDAFQLRDDLLGVFGDPAAMGKSNLDDLRGRRPTALLAESWHAADDRQRKQLRILLEGKDHGPGDLHDLRELMNRIGSPARVEEMIHERVRTATDVLARSELPASAARALTELAYTATTRCH, from the coding sequence ATGTCTGAGCCGTTCGACCCGATTGCGTTCAAAGCCCGAATCGACGCCGCACTCGGGGAATTCGTCGCGCGAGAGAGTGAGCAGCTGGTGGAGATCGATCCGCGATTGCGGTCGGTCGCGGAACAGTTGACGGTCGCGACAACTCACGGCAAACGCCTGCGGGCGGCATTCTGCTACTGGGGTTGGCGGGCCGCCGGGCAGCCGGACAGTGATGCGCTCATACGGGCCGCGGCTGCCATGGAGTTGGTGCACGCGGCGGCGAGTGTGCACGACGACATCATCGATGCCAGTCCGCTGCGGCATGGATTGCCGACAGCCCATGTGGCGCTACGGGATTCACTCGTCGGACGTCCGGGGCCGCGCAGGTCCGCGCGGGCACTGGCCATGCTGGTCGGGGACCTGCTGATCGCCGCGGCCGGGCAGTTGTTCCTCGGCAGTGGTCTGCCGGTGGCATATCTGTCGCGGGCACGTCCGCTGTGGGCGGTGCTGGCCCGGGAGTTGATCGCCGGGGAATGCCTGGAGATCATCTCGACCGGCGCGGTTCCCGATCTGGGCGAATCGATGAAGGTGATCAGATACAAGACCGCCAAATACACCGTCGAGCATCCGTTGTTGATCGGTGCGGCACTGGCGGGGGCGCGCATGCCCTTGCGGAACACCTTCTCCGCGTACGGATTACCGCTGGGTGATGCCTTTCAGCTGCGCGATGATCTGCTCGGCGTATTCGGTGATCCGGCCGCCATGGGCAAGTCGAACCTCGACGACCTGCGCGGGCGACGCCCCACCGCGCTGCTCGCGGAGAGCTGGCACGCCGCCGACGACCGGCAGCGCAAGCAATTGCGAATATTGTTGGAGGGCAAGGACCACGGCCCCGGAGATCTACACGACCTGCGTGAGCTGATGAACCGGATCGGCTCCCCCGCTCGCGTCGAGGAGATGATCCACGAGCGAGTCCGAACCGCCACCGACGTACTGGCACGGTCAGAGCTGCCCGCGAGTGCCGCACGGGCACTGACCGAACTCGCGTACACCGCCACCACCCGCTGTCACTGA